The Blautia hydrogenotrophica DSM 10507 genome window below encodes:
- a CDS encoding DUF2142 domain-containing protein, with the protein MKFMKKPEKGISVWPILLLLAVLGLLAILARFSYTDYVRPASDKMLVEVNQTDHTDNADPFTKETVWRQTFISDSDILTGFDFYVTTFQRKNDSTIRVSFGESNAKTPLQTWDILSTGVPDRKFLDFYLTNPVTDASGKEYYVEITSLDGTTDNAIGIFTAGTDPYPDGALYENGRESTTDLCFRIYGQPAKMVLKIFYLFLALLFVTVIVSFFLLYLRPLKLEYLFLVMAVLLGGLYLILFPPLSAPDDYRHFETSYYYSSRMLGQQGVDDDGNVLVREEDYRAFYELRTANEQNLIATWDSLFSMDDSQGYVSADHPPLEAPGYCYWLSGAGIALARLLGLGKVLMYFFGKALVFLGYLAAGFFTIRLMPFAKNLAFLVYLLPISIQQATSFSYDTTVNALAFLLTAYCLHLTFAVDKLTPRHWAGLIILSAVLAPCKVIYVLISLCCLLIPRRKAQKNWHYYTGVAGTLMASVISLLIFQASKISSVASDSHEVALGGTNYTLDYFLHAPLKLVGMYVRTFQEYGDFYFTSMLGGKLGRLDIDIPWMLILIFAVLLLLAVIPQQKEALFLSVPAKAWIALICAGVIAASMLGLMFDWTPMTSMVIEGVQGRYFLPILPLLLLLTRNQTLVLRKDITRGAMFTFTVAHALTALWAFGIIVAR; encoded by the coding sequence ATGAAATTTATGAAAAAGCCTGAAAAAGGTATCTCTGTCTGGCCTATTCTGCTCCTGCTGGCAGTCCTGGGCCTTCTGGCGATTCTGGCCCGCTTTTCCTACACCGACTATGTCCGGCCAGCCAGCGACAAAATGTTGGTGGAAGTCAATCAGACCGACCACACAGACAACGCCGACCCCTTCACAAAGGAGACTGTCTGGAGACAGACTTTTATCTCGGACAGTGACATTCTCACTGGCTTTGACTTTTACGTGACCACCTTTCAGAGAAAAAATGATTCCACCATCCGGGTCTCTTTTGGTGAGAGCAACGCGAAAACCCCGCTTCAGACCTGGGATATTTTAAGCACTGGAGTCCCTGACCGAAAATTTTTAGATTTTTATCTGACGAACCCCGTCACCGACGCCTCCGGCAAAGAATACTACGTGGAAATCACCTCCCTGGACGGGACCACGGACAATGCCATAGGCATCTTCACTGCCGGCACAGACCCCTATCCGGACGGCGCTCTCTATGAAAACGGAAGAGAATCTACCACAGATCTCTGTTTTCGTATCTACGGACAGCCTGCGAAAATGGTCCTTAAGATTTTTTATCTCTTCCTGGCCCTGCTGTTCGTGACCGTGATCGTAAGCTTCTTCCTTCTGTATCTGCGCCCGCTGAAGCTGGAATATCTGTTCCTGGTAATGGCGGTGCTGCTGGGCGGTCTGTATCTGATTCTGTTTCCGCCGCTGTCTGCTCCGGATGACTACCGGCATTTTGAGACATCCTACTACTATTCTAGCCGAATGCTGGGACAGCAAGGCGTGGACGACGATGGCAATGTCTTGGTTCGCGAAGAAGATTACCGGGCATTCTATGAGCTACGCACTGCCAATGAGCAGAATTTGATCGCCACTTGGGACAGCCTCTTTTCCATGGACGACTCCCAGGGCTACGTCTCCGCTGACCACCCGCCGCTTGAAGCCCCTGGTTATTGTTACTGGCTCTCAGGAGCAGGAATCGCTCTGGCCCGTCTGCTGGGACTTGGCAAAGTGCTGATGTATTTCTTTGGAAAAGCCCTGGTCTTCCTGGGCTATTTAGCCGCAGGCTTTTTCACCATCCGACTGATGCCTTTTGCAAAGAATCTAGCCTTCCTAGTGTACCTACTTCCCATCAGCATACAGCAGGCTACCTCGTTCTCCTACGACACCACTGTCAACGCACTGGCCTTCTTGCTGACTGCCTACTGCCTGCATCTGACTTTCGCAGTGGATAAACTAACCCCTCGGCACTGGGCCGGCTTGATAATTTTGTCCGCTGTCCTGGCCCCCTGCAAGGTCATCTATGTCCTGATTAGTCTATGCTGCCTGCTGATTCCCCGAAGAAAAGCACAAAAAAACTGGCACTATTACACAGGTGTAGCCGGCACACTGATGGCTTCTGTGATCTCCTTGCTGATCTTTCAGGCAAGCAAGATCAGCTCCGTAGCTTCAGACAGTCACGAAGTGGCTTTGGGTGGCACCAATTACACCCTGGACTACTTTCTCCACGCGCCTTTGAAACTCGTCGGCATGTATGTGAGAACTTTCCAGGAATATGGGGACTTCTACTTCACCTCCATGCTGGGAGGAAAACTAGGGCGACTGGATATCGACATCCCCTGGATGCTGATCTTGATCTTCGCCGTACTTCTGCTACTGGCTGTGATCCCTCAGCAAAAGGAAGCTCTCTTCCTTTCTGTTCCCGCAAAAGCTTGGATTGCGCTGATTTGCGCTGGAGTGATCGCTGCCTCCATGTTAGGGCTGATGTTCGATTGGACACCAATGACCTCTATGGTTATCGAGGGTGTGCAGGGACGGTATTTCCTGCCTATCCTGCCGCTGCTTCTGCTGCTGACCCGGAACCAAACTCTGGTTCTTCGAAAAGATATCACCCGAGGCGCAATGTTTACCTTCACCGTCGCCCACGCACTCACCGCTCTGTGGGCCTTCGGCATCATCGTGGCCAGATAA
- a CDS encoding Cof-type HAD-IIB family hydrolase, translating to MENDIKLVAVDIDGTFVRSDYTYDIPRFQRILSRMKNAGCHFVVASGNQYYQLRDLFPGYYNDLSYVAENGAFVKAETELIFAADMPKETVDFVVDTCREYPEIRNVLCGVESAYCERGRVNQEFFDLTSIYYHRLKWVDDFKQVNDQILKFAPTVPEDKTHFYYEILGKKLKGRLEPTTSGHGSIDLIVPGCHKASGLRRLAKRWGILPEQCAAFGDGGNDIEMLQYCGYSYAMDNASENVKNAAKHVCPSNEEDGVLVTLEELFR from the coding sequence ATGGAGAATGATATTAAATTAGTTGCTGTTGATATTGACGGTACGTTTGTCCGTTCAGATTATACATATGATATTCCACGATTCCAGCGTATTTTATCTCGCATGAAAAATGCCGGATGCCATTTTGTCGTAGCGAGCGGAAATCAGTATTATCAGTTAAGAGACTTATTTCCCGGATATTATAATGATTTATCTTATGTGGCAGAAAATGGGGCTTTTGTAAAAGCTGAGACAGAACTTATTTTTGCTGCTGATATGCCGAAAGAGACCGTGGATTTTGTTGTTGACACCTGTAGGGAATATCCTGAGATACGGAATGTATTGTGTGGTGTAGAGAGCGCATATTGTGAGAGAGGAAGGGTAAACCAAGAATTCTTTGATCTTACCAGTATTTATTATCATCGCTTGAAATGGGTGGACGATTTTAAACAGGTAAATGATCAAATATTAAAGTTTGCACCGACAGTTCCGGAAGACAAAACACATTTTTATTATGAGATATTAGGAAAAAAGCTCAAAGGCAGATTAGAACCCACAACGAGTGGGCATGGTTCCATTGACTTGATCGTACCGGGTTGTCACAAGGCCTCCGGTTTGAGGCGCCTTGCAAAACGCTGGGGTATTTTGCCAGAGCAATGTGCTGCCTTTGGAGATGGAGGAAATGACATAGAAATGCTTCAATACTGTGGTTATAGTTATGCCATGGATAACGCTTCGGAGAATGTGAAAAATGCGGCGAAGCATGTATGTCCTTCCAATGAAGAAGACGGAGTGCTTGTCACTTTGGAAGAACTGTTCAGGTAG
- a CDS encoding GH25 family lysozyme, which yields MKKFVKRVLSIVLAAAVLATSVTLPQTAQDVQAASSKAWKKSGGKCYNGKGQVIPGAKTRGIDVSEWQGNIDWDKVAKSGVDYAFIRVGGYGNGSYQREDKTYRANIRGANAAGIPVGVYYYSTAKTTAQAKKDAQYVVKMITGHKISYPVVFDMEDATVEYLSPSTKSKIADAFLSEIKRAGYYPMIYTNLNWYNNEFNMSMLAGYDVWIAQYNSNSTGPSKSDYRYTIWQATDGSSIGPTTAGMISGIPRENAVDLNFGYVYYLSKITPRTQPVAGYDPDGTVKNGWVEQNGKYYYYDHGTLYKNKLFKVNGKIYYVDGTGARQYGWQTINGKKRYFYYRTGYAATGWIPIQKKYYYFSKVDGMLYTNKLFVSSSGKTIYYSDENGVRVKNQLISATYKGVKRAYYFGSNYKAVTGWFKHKGGKYYALPTTHGVVRNGIRKIGSKYYGFGQYGRMLTGFQRIDGKLYFFHKTSGVQYRNRTEHWSGKNYIFDKNGVCTVRK from the coding sequence ATGAAAAAGTTTGTAAAAAGAGTGCTATCCATAGTACTGGCGGCAGCTGTGCTTGCCACCTCCGTCACTTTGCCCCAGACTGCCCAAGATGTGCAGGCTGCCTCTTCCAAAGCATGGAAGAAAAGCGGAGGAAAATGTTACAACGGAAAGGGACAGGTGATCCCCGGAGCTAAGACCAGAGGAATCGATGTCTCAGAATGGCAGGGAAACATCGACTGGGACAAGGTCGCAAAATCTGGTGTGGACTATGCATTTATCCGGGTGGGCGGCTATGGAAATGGAAGTTATCAAAGGGAGGACAAGACCTACAGAGCGAATATCAGAGGGGCTAACGCGGCGGGAATACCAGTGGGAGTCTACTACTATTCCACAGCTAAGACGACGGCCCAAGCCAAGAAGGATGCCCAGTATGTAGTCAAAATGATTACGGGACATAAGATTTCCTATCCGGTGGTTTTTGATATGGAAGATGCGACAGTTGAGTATCTGTCACCGTCCACAAAGTCCAAGATTGCGGATGCGTTCCTGTCGGAGATCAAGAGGGCCGGCTATTATCCGATGATTTATACGAATCTCAATTGGTATAACAATGAGTTCAATATGAGTATGCTGGCAGGCTATGATGTGTGGATTGCCCAATATAACAGCAACAGCACAGGACCAAGCAAGAGTGATTATCGTTATACCATCTGGCAGGCGACGGATGGAAGTTCTATAGGCCCTACGACAGCCGGGATGATCAGTGGTATACCGAGAGAAAACGCGGTGGATTTGAATTTTGGCTATGTCTACTATCTGAGCAAGATTACACCTCGGACGCAGCCGGTGGCTGGGTATGACCCGGATGGAACTGTGAAAAATGGCTGGGTGGAGCAAAATGGAAAATACTATTATTACGATCATGGAACGCTATATAAGAATAAGCTGTTTAAGGTAAACGGAAAGATTTACTATGTGGATGGTACCGGAGCACGTCAATACGGCTGGCAGACTATCAATGGAAAAAAGAGATATTTCTATTACCGAACTGGCTATGCTGCTACTGGCTGGATTCCGATTCAGAAAAAGTATTACTATTTCTCCAAAGTAGACGGAATGCTTTATACCAATAAACTGTTTGTGTCCTCTAGCGGAAAGACTATTTATTATTCCGATGAAAATGGAGTTCGTGTGAAGAACCAGCTGATTTCGGCCACCTATAAAGGGGTAAAAAGAGCGTATTATTTCGGTTCTAATTACAAGGCAGTCACTGGATGGTTTAAACATAAAGGCGGCAAATACTATGCGCTGCCGACGACTCACGGCGTAGTGAGAAATGGAATAAGGAAGATAGGAAGTAAGTACTATGGATTCGGCCAATACGGCAGAATGCTGACCGGATTCCAGAGAATTGACGGAAAATTGTATTTCTTCCACAAGACATCAGGTGTGCAATACCGCAACCGCACGGAGCACTGGAGCGGGAAGAACTATATCTTTGATAAGAACGGTGTGTGTACTGTGAGAAAGTAA
- a CDS encoding Na+/H+ antiporter NhaC family protein, whose translation MRSAAITFPLIPWNTCGIVMVGMLAVSAAEYLPYAFMCWTPPIMVTLFAYLNIRMKRLTPKK comes from the coding sequence ATGAGGAGTGCGGCAATTACCTTCCCTCTCATTCCGTGGAATACTTGTGGAATTGTAATGGTTGGTATGCTTGCCGTCAGTGCGGCGGAGTATCTGCCATATGCGTTTATGTGTTGGACACCGCCGATTATGGTGACGCTGTTTGCGTATTTAAATATTAGAATGAAACGGTTGACTCCTAAGAAATAG
- a CDS encoding PLP-dependent aminotransferase family protein, producing the protein MRVQFAKRVDNMKGSEIREAIKLTLKPGMISFAGGLPAPEMFPVQEMKDAANHVLDEAGAVAMQYATTEGFDPLREKIAVRMKAKYAIDTVPQQILITNGSQQGLDFSAKLFLDEGDVVLFESPSYMGAFNAFKAYQPKFMEVPTDEDGMIPSELEKILETTERVKMIYVIPDFQNPTGRTWSLERRKAFMEIINKYDIPVIEDNPYGELRYEGESIPSLKSMDEKGLVIFLGSFSKILAPGYRIGWICAAPDILQRYIFVKQGADLQPSTVSQMEISRFMELYDLDAHVEKIRKLYGARRRLMLDTMKQEFPAEVTFTYPKGGLFTWVELPEHMDAREVLKECVERNVAYIPGGAFYPQGSHENTCRLNFSNMSEDKIVEGIKRMGEVLREIMK; encoded by the coding sequence ATGCGGGTACAGTTTGCGAAAAGAGTAGATAATATGAAAGGCTCCGAAATCCGGGAGGCCATCAAATTAACTTTAAAACCAGGCATGATTTCTTTTGCCGGAGGACTTCCAGCGCCGGAGATGTTCCCAGTGCAAGAAATGAAAGACGCTGCCAATCATGTACTAGACGAAGCGGGTGCGGTGGCGATGCAGTACGCGACGACAGAGGGATTCGACCCACTGCGCGAAAAAATTGCCGTGCGTATGAAAGCAAAATACGCCATTGATACAGTACCACAGCAGATCCTGATTACAAACGGCTCTCAGCAGGGATTGGATTTTTCCGCGAAACTTTTCTTGGACGAAGGGGACGTTGTACTGTTTGAAAGTCCGTCGTATATGGGAGCGTTCAATGCGTTCAAGGCATATCAGCCTAAATTCATGGAAGTGCCTACGGATGAGGATGGTATGATTCCGTCAGAATTAGAAAAAATTTTGGAAACAACGGAAAGAGTCAAAATGATTTATGTGATTCCAGACTTCCAAAATCCAACGGGACGTACTTGGTCTTTAGAGCGCAGAAAAGCGTTTATGGAGATTATCAATAAGTACGATATTCCTGTCATTGAGGATAACCCTTATGGTGAGCTGCGCTATGAAGGGGAGAGTATCCCTTCTTTGAAATCTATGGATGAAAAAGGCTTAGTCATCTTTTTGGGATCATTTTCTAAAATTTTAGCGCCGGGATACAGAATTGGGTGGATTTGTGCGGCACCGGATATTTTACAGAGATATATCTTTGTCAAGCAGGGAGCTGATTTACAGCCTTCAACGGTTTCCCAGATGGAAATCAGCCGTTTTATGGAACTGTACGATTTGGATGCTCATGTAGAAAAAATCCGTAAATTGTATGGGGCAAGGAGACGGTTGATGCTTGACACAATGAAACAGGAATTTCCGGCTGAAGTAACATTCACGTACCCCAAAGGCGGGTTATTTACTTGGGTAGAACTGCCGGAGCATATGGATGCAAGAGAGGTATTGAAAGAATGTGTAGAGAGGAATGTGGCGTACATTCCGGGCGGCGCGTTTTATCCGCAGGGTAGTCATGAAAATACATGCCGTTTGAATTTCTCTAACATGTCGGAGGATAAAATTGTAGAGGGTATCAAGAGAATGGGCGAAGTATTGCGCGAAATTATGAAATAA
- the brnQ gene encoding branched-chain amino acid transport system II carrier protein: MSKKNFDIIIIGFAVFATFFGAGNLIFPPHLGVLAGQEWYTAFAGFLVGDVVLCILAVVVSCKYETKGIGVLSRVGEKFSTIVGCVMLACIGPLMSIPRTGATTFEISIQPLFPEANPIVFSVIFFAITLVLTIRPSKVVDNVGKFLTPALLIALAILIIKGFLTPLGEVRPEPYVEDLFAYGLTQGYQTMDAFGGTVIALLVIASVVGKGYVDKKDQVSMIGKAGIVAGICLALVYGGLCIVGTTVSTQYDAGIDQTALVVAITSALLGNGGQILLGIIIALACLTTAIGTTSAIAQFFVGVCNNKVKYEWIVIGFCVFSAVISNFGVSTIIQFSGPILSVIYPVVIAMVLLSIFTEKIKNDNTFRFAAYVALVISILTVANVPIMQKLPLASFGLNWLVPVAIAAAIGFFIPSKKKGFVE; this comes from the coding sequence ATGTCCAAGAAAAATTTCGATATCATTATAATTGGTTTTGCGGTATTCGCAACATTTTTCGGCGCTGGCAATTTGATATTCCCGCCGCATCTGGGAGTATTGGCCGGACAGGAATGGTATACTGCGTTTGCCGGCTTCTTAGTAGGAGACGTTGTACTTTGCATACTGGCCGTTGTAGTGTCATGCAAATACGAGACAAAAGGAATCGGCGTTCTTTCCAGAGTTGGAGAAAAATTTTCTACGATCGTAGGATGCGTGATGCTTGCCTGTATCGGGCCTTTGATGTCGATTCCAAGAACAGGCGCAACAACATTTGAAATTTCTATACAGCCTTTGTTTCCAGAGGCAAATCCTATCGTTTTTTCTGTAATATTTTTTGCCATTACATTAGTATTGACGATTCGTCCGTCTAAGGTGGTAGATAATGTCGGGAAATTTTTAACGCCGGCGCTCTTAATCGCATTGGCAATACTGATTATCAAGGGGTTTCTGACGCCGCTTGGCGAAGTGAGACCGGAGCCGTATGTAGAAGACTTATTTGCTTACGGTTTGACACAGGGTTATCAGACAATGGATGCGTTTGGAGGTACGGTTATTGCCCTTTTAGTCATAGCATCTGTGGTCGGAAAAGGATATGTAGATAAAAAAGATCAGGTTTCTATGATAGGCAAAGCGGGCATTGTCGCAGGTATCTGTCTGGCGCTTGTATATGGCGGCTTGTGTATCGTAGGGACAACTGTTTCCACACAGTACGATGCAGGCATCGACCAGACTGCGTTGGTTGTCGCGATTACTTCCGCTTTGCTTGGAAACGGCGGACAAATTTTGCTTGGCATTATCATTGCGCTGGCATGTTTGACAACTGCAATAGGAACAACTTCCGCAATCGCTCAGTTCTTTGTTGGTGTATGCAACAATAAAGTCAAATATGAATGGATTGTCATTGGGTTCTGCGTGTTCAGCGCTGTGATTTCTAATTTCGGTGTAAGCACAATCATTCAATTTTCGGGACCGATTTTGTCAGTGATTTATCCGGTTGTCATAGCAATGGTTCTGCTTTCTATCTTTACGGAAAAAATTAAAAACGATAACACGTTCAGATTTGCGGCATATGTGGCACTTGTAATCAGTATTTTAACGGTAGCGAATGTGCCTATCATGCAGAAGCTTCCGTTGGCGTCCTTTGGATTAAATTGGCTTGTTCCGGTAGCGATTGCCGCTGCCATTGGATTTTTTATACCGTCAAAGAAGAAAGGTTTTGTAGAATAA
- a CDS encoding acetyl-CoA hydrolase/transferase family protein, with product MTDYQKIYNEKKGTVAEALAIISDGDYLAPGYCANEPFTILGQLHTLQDREDIHKIRILYSLANGDYPFFEDAYKDTFSLDSYFFGSTNRRLYQNGRCSYIPVNLHEATKRKDSHDGPNVYIGSATPMDKHGYMRISLCNMIDRHYMDQAEKIILEINPNLPVVNGDTEIHIRDVDRIVEVNTPLPTIPLSKIEKEDEEIGKYVASLVHDGDTIQLGIGSIPDAIALALADKKDLGIHTEMINSGMAVLMQKGIVTNKKKTLHRGKTVGTFAFGDQNLYDCLDNNPAILMLPAEYVNNPAVIAKNDNMVAINTAIQVDLTGQVGSEGIGSRHYSGSGGQTDMSQGANHAKNGRSIIALHSTVKNGTISTIQPYLTPGTVVTLSRNCVDYIVTEYGIAALKGRNVRERVENLIAIAHPKFRDELREAAQKWMLW from the coding sequence ATGACAGATTATCAAAAGATTTACAACGAAAAGAAAGGAACGGTTGCCGAGGCGCTGGCAATTATTTCTGACGGCGATTATCTTGCACCCGGTTACTGTGCAAACGAGCCGTTTACAATTTTGGGCCAGTTACATACGTTGCAGGATAGGGAAGATATTCATAAGATCAGGATATTATACTCTCTTGCAAACGGGGATTATCCATTTTTTGAGGATGCGTACAAAGATACATTTTCACTGGATTCCTATTTCTTTGGTTCAACGAACCGCAGGCTGTATCAAAATGGGAGATGCAGCTATATCCCTGTTAATCTGCATGAAGCGACAAAAAGAAAAGATTCCCATGACGGACCGAACGTATATATCGGTTCCGCGACTCCGATGGATAAGCATGGATATATGAGAATCTCTTTATGCAATATGATTGATCGGCACTATATGGATCAGGCGGAGAAAATCATTCTGGAAATTAACCCTAATCTGCCGGTAGTCAATGGGGATACGGAAATCCATATTCGGGATGTTGACCGTATCGTAGAGGTAAACACCCCTCTACCAACCATTCCATTAAGCAAAATCGAAAAAGAGGATGAGGAAATCGGAAAATATGTGGCTAGCCTCGTACATGATGGGGATACCATTCAGCTTGGTATTGGAAGCATCCCGGACGCTATCGCCCTTGCGCTGGCCGACAAAAAGGATTTGGGCATCCATACAGAGATGATTAACAGCGGTATGGCGGTACTGATGCAGAAAGGCATTGTAACAAATAAGAAAAAAACGCTACACAGAGGAAAGACCGTAGGTACATTTGCTTTTGGAGATCAAAATCTTTACGATTGTTTGGACAACAATCCCGCTATACTGATGCTGCCTGCGGAATATGTCAATAATCCTGCGGTGATTGCAAAAAACGATAATATGGTAGCTATTAATACGGCGATTCAGGTGGATTTGACTGGTCAAGTTGGTTCGGAAGGCATCGGAAGCAGGCATTACAGCGGAAGCGGCGGGCAGACGGATATGTCTCAAGGTGCTAACCATGCGAAAAATGGGCGTTCTATCATCGCTTTGCATTCCACTGTAAAAAATGGAACAATTTCAACCATCCAGCCGTATTTGACACCGGGTACAGTGGTTACTCTTTCCAGAAATTGTGTTGATTATATTGTGACAGAATATGGGATTGCCGCACTGAAAGGAAGAAACGTAAGAGAAAGGGTTGAAAATCTTATTGCGATTGCACACCCCAAATTTCGGGATGAGCTAAGGGAGGCAGCGCAGAAATGGATGCTTTGGTAA